One Cupriavidus taiwanensis LMG 19424 DNA segment encodes these proteins:
- a CDS encoding NCS2 family permease, which produces MSMPDPASKPGTSTSAAAQAAPSLIERAFKLREHHTDVRTEILAGITTFLTMAYIIFVNPSILGDAGMPKDAVFVATCVAAAIGTLIMGFYANYPIAMAPGMGLNAYFAYTVVKGMGFPWEAALGAVFISGCLFLLVTLFRVREMIVNGIPHSIRVAITAGIGLFLAIVALKNAGIVTASPATLVTLGDLHQPSAVLAIIGFFVIVALDHLRVKGAILIGILLTTLLSFAFAGNTFHGVFSAPPSLSPTLFKLDISAALSIGIINVVLVFFLVELFDATGTLMGVANRAGLLKAGKMDRLNKALMADSTAIMAGSFLGTSSTTAYIESASGVQAGGRTGLTAVTVAVLFLAALFIAPLAGTVPAYATAPALLYVSCLMLRELLEIDWNDVTEVVPAVMTALGMPFTYSVANGVAFGFISYAALKLLTGRARNVPVMVWIIAAVFIFKFYYLPGH; this is translated from the coding sequence GGCATTCAAGCTGCGCGAGCACCATACCGATGTCCGTACCGAAATCCTCGCGGGCATCACCACGTTCCTGACGATGGCGTACATCATCTTCGTCAACCCGTCGATCCTCGGCGATGCGGGGATGCCCAAGGACGCGGTGTTCGTCGCCACGTGCGTGGCCGCGGCGATCGGCACGCTGATCATGGGCTTCTACGCCAACTACCCGATCGCGATGGCACCGGGCATGGGCCTGAACGCGTATTTCGCCTACACCGTGGTCAAGGGCATGGGCTTTCCGTGGGAAGCGGCGCTGGGCGCTGTCTTTATCTCCGGCTGCCTGTTCCTGCTGGTCACGCTGTTCCGCGTGCGCGAGATGATCGTCAATGGGATCCCGCATTCGATCCGCGTGGCGATTACCGCGGGCATCGGCTTGTTCCTGGCCATCGTTGCGCTGAAGAACGCCGGCATCGTGACCGCCAGCCCGGCCACGCTCGTGACCCTCGGTGACCTGCACCAGCCTTCGGCGGTGCTCGCGATCATCGGCTTCTTCGTCATCGTGGCGCTGGACCACCTGCGTGTGAAGGGTGCCATCCTGATCGGCATCCTGCTCACCACGCTGCTGAGTTTTGCCTTTGCCGGCAACACGTTCCACGGTGTCTTTTCCGCGCCGCCGTCGCTGAGCCCGACGCTGTTCAAGCTCGATATCTCCGCCGCGCTGTCGATCGGGATCATCAATGTGGTGCTGGTGTTCTTCCTTGTGGAGCTGTTCGACGCGACCGGCACGCTGATGGGCGTGGCCAACCGCGCGGGCCTGCTCAAGGCCGGCAAGATGGACCGGCTCAACAAGGCGCTGATGGCCGATAGCACCGCGATCATGGCTGGCTCGTTCCTCGGCACGTCGTCCACCACGGCGTATATCGAAAGCGCCTCGGGCGTGCAGGCGGGCGGACGTACCGGCCTGACCGCGGTGACGGTGGCCGTGCTGTTCCTCGCGGCACTCTTTATCGCGCCGCTGGCGGGAACGGTACCCGCCTATGCCACCGCGCCCGCGCTACTGTATGTGTCGTGCCTGATGTTGCGCGAGCTGCTGGAAATCGACTGGAACGACGTCACCGAGGTGGTGCCCGCGGTGATGACGGCGCTGGGCATGCCCTTCACCTATTCCGTCGCCAACGGCGTGGCGTTCGGCTTTATCAGCTATGCGGCGCTCAAGCTGCTGACCGGGCGCGCGCGCAACGTGCCGGTGATGGTATGGATCATTGCCGCCGTGTTTATCTTCAAGTTCTATTACCTCCCGGGACACTGA